One Lucilia cuprina isolate Lc7/37 chromosome 4, ASM2204524v1, whole genome shotgun sequence DNA segment encodes these proteins:
- the LOC111688267 gene encoding protein hunchback, translating into MQNWDSMQTTANYVEHNNWYNNMFAANIKTEPGTLSPTPQNHQQQQHSPAPSSASSSTHLENYLKQQQQFSAMDTNMTSSPHNTNSHHLLASSNNSEQQFFDTAGMHQQLMQQQQYQQHFQQAQQAAAQNQVTSHLPLGFNPLTPPGLPQAVLPAMSHFYTQSTQQQRQQQQTPSPQPLTAALLDNSEKSALTPRHTPPMDITPPKSPKASNSLNLTEHQQDQELMSNSSEDLKYIVDSDDDETIRLPIYNSHGKMKNYKCKSCGMVAITKLAFWEHAKTHMKPEKVLQCPKCPFVTELKHHLEYHIRKHKNLKPFQCDKCSYSCVNKSMLNSHRKSHSSVYQYRCADCDYATKYCHSFKLHLRKYDHKPGMVLDEEGIPNPSVVIDVYGTRRGPKNKGSSGSNMKKSNTELKMPSTSQLSAALQGFPLNSQNNMPASPAKSSSSVASELPALTLNMSLQQQQQAQPVANSQISPSQQSQASSQNGNLPNLLPPLASLLQQNRNMAFFPYWNLNLQMLAAQQQAAVLAQLSPRMREQLQKQQQEQNNEQQQPVQEIEDLEGDDDEEEEEDQEFDGKSVDSAMDLSQGTPTKEDQQPQQTPEFAMNLKLAEDNVETPLFSSSAAARRKGRVLKLDHEQLKSQQLHSAPTSPQAVSAPEMPNASSPIAASAPPTKIDDHSSADESMETGHNNHNNPSNTSSTSTASSSGNSSNSSSTASSSASTTANSSPSTTPTMYECKYCDIFFKDAVLYTIHMGYHSCDDVFKCNMCGEKCDGPVGLFVHMARNAHS; encoded by the coding sequence ATGCAGAATTGGGACAGCATGCAAACCACCGCTAATTATGTGGAACACAATAACTGGTATAACAATATGTTTGCCGCCAATATCAAAACAGAACCGGGCACTTTAAGTCCAACACCACAGAaccaccaacagcaacaacattctCCAGCTCCTTCATCCGCCTCCTCAAGCACacatttggaaaattatttaaaacaacagcagcaattcTCTGCCATGGATACCAATATGACTTCCTCACCGCACAACACCAATAGCCATCATCTTTTGGCCAGCAGCAATAACAGTGAACAGCAATTTTTCGATACAGCTGGCATGCATCAGCAATTGATGCAGCAACAACAGTATCAGCAACATTTCCAACAGGCCCAACAGGCGGCCGCACAAAATCAGGTCACTTCACATTTGCCTTTGGGTTTTAATCCTCTAACACCACCCGGTCTACCACAAGCTGTTTTACCCGCCATGTCTCACTTCTATACACAGTCGACACAACAACAGCGCCAGCAACAGCAAACACCCAGTCCCCAGCCCTTGACAGCTGCTCTGCTAGATAATTCCGAAAAATCAGCCTTGACTCCTCGCCATACACCACCCATGGATATTACACCACCCAAATCGCCTAAGGCCTCCAATTCACTCAATCTAACTGAACATCAACAGGATCAAGAGTTAATGTCGAATTCCAGTGAGGATCTCAAATATATAGTCGATTCGGATGATGATGAAACCATACGCCTACCCATCTACAATTCACATGGTAAAATGAAGAATTACAAGTGCAAATCCTGCGGCATGGTTGCCATCACCAAATTGGCCTTCTGGGAACATGCCAAGACTCACATGAAACCCGAAAAAGTTTTACAGTGTCCCAAATGTCCCTTTGTCACCGAACTGAAACATCATTTGGAATATCATATACGCAAACACAAGAACTTGAAACCTTTCCAGTGCGATAAGTGCTCCTATTCGTGTGTCAATAAGTCCATGTTGAATTCTCATCGCAAGTCTCATTCCTCGGTCTATCAATACAGATGTGCTGACTGTGATTATGCCACCAAATATTGTCATTCATTCAAATTGCATTTACGCAAATATGATCATAAACCCGGCATGGTTTTGGATGAAGAGGGCATTCCCAATCCCTCGGTAGTCATTGATGTCTACGGCACCAGACGTGGCCCCAAGAATAAGGGTTCATCCGGCTCTAATATGAAAAAATCCAATACTGAATTGAAAATGCCCTCGACTTCTCAATTGTCTGCTGCTCTGCAAGGTTTCCCACTCAACTCGCAAAATAATATGCCTGCCTCTCCAGCTAAAAGCAGCAGTTCTGTGGCCTCAGAATTACCAGCCTTGACACTCAACATGTCtttgcagcaacagcagcaagcACAACCGGTTGCCAACTCACAAATCTCACCTTCGCAACAATCTCAAGCCTCCAGTCAGAATGGCAATCTACCCAATTTGTTGCCTCCCTTGGCTTCTTTGCTGCAGCAAAACCGCAACATGGCCTTCTTCCCCTACTGGAACTTGAACTTGCAAATGTTGGCTGCCCAACAACAGGCCGCCGTCTTGGCTCAACTATCGCCACGCATGCGTGAACAattacaaaagcaacaacaggaACAAAACAACGAACAACAACAGCCCGTGCAGGAAATCGAAGATTTGGAAGGTGATGACGACGAGGAGGAGGAAGAGGATCAAGAATTCGATGGTAAATCAGTAGACTCAGCCATGGATTTGTCGCAGGGTACCCCAACCAAGGAGGATCAGCAGCCACAACAAACTCCCGAATTCGCTATGAATTTGAAATTAGCCGAAGATAATGTAGAAACTCCACTATTCTCTTCTTCAGCGGCGGCCAGACGTAAGGGACGTGTGCTCAAACTTGATCATGAACAATTGAAATCACAACAATTGCATTCAGCACCTACTTCACCACAAGCAGTTAGTGCTCCTGAAATGCCCAATGCCTCATCGCCCATAGCTGCCTCAGCACCACCCACCAAAATCGATGATCATTCTTCGGCTGATGAAAGTATGGAAACTGGTCATAATAACCATAACAATCCCTCTAACACTAGTTCCACCTCTACCGCCTCCTCATCCGGCAACAGCTCGAATTCCTCCTCTACTGCCTCCAGCAGTGCATCAACTACAGCCAACTCAAGTCCCTCGACCACGCCCACCATGTACGAGTGCAAATATTGTGATATCTTCTTTAAGGACGCTGTACTCTATACCATTCACATGGGCTATCACAGTTGTGATGATGTGTTCAAGTGTAATATGTGCGGAGAAAAGTGTGATGGTCCCGTGGGGCTCTTTGTGCACATGGCTCGCAATGCTCATTCGTAA